A stretch of Lathyrus oleraceus cultivar Zhongwan6 chromosome 6, CAAS_Psat_ZW6_1.0, whole genome shotgun sequence DNA encodes these proteins:
- the LOC127096456 gene encoding uncharacterized protein LOC127096456: MFLTAEIKERLTKAFSSLQENVPKGKLTHSAEIQAFQKYFETVYNLTNIVDTVCYAAPILKEKFEKQIAKRKSLKTVKPELKYDLAFECEPPKFPKLPSADFALSFFPPYPYWFTCGNIFNILKNDQQKLAKRVVATKHTLDSFKGFLHFDLSAVRITSPACEAVERKMVKKEKPVAKASSTTASKPTASSSQGVPSGAAPEKMKKGSKGSGKPPLTPKKRKTPPANVILLEDDEEDTPPTPLKKKQKKNKATVSPFQPNQQQGVETTILPPLPKKTPSQPSSAAELERFGSNASDPEVQPDKATTPLISIANQSDPSSGMNPSPPPTVNDGKRDSKHVDEKDSTGKENSESTPSDSPTRVAFPSNDADEDDQDSDEIEGYFREDEDINMAEADAEGNQTGTSNASVDTVSSPTKVRPSITQTSPTPLTEEEKRYLKQNDPLKYVRLMMAQRDSSSEQSVSGASTQSGASANEASHDEILQRVKKAVFDVNLFDELKNNMGVSFSIKKLISKINITACPTDVGEALIDIQNLIDQVCAEYHREVDAKAKLLSTEKAQAIEFDNALRTSQASEELTTSKKSGQAEFDTYTALIRLWESHIAELQQKISDAKAKQAAIRGLDSTEADDLAKQNVDHVEKATAMNEDITRLRGVQAAVQYKIGLAKRKYDRMRATIPF, from the exons ATGTTTTTGACTGCTGAAATCAAAGAACGTCTAACGAAGGCTTTTTCATCTTTGCAGGAAAATGTCCCCAAGGGTAAGCTTACTCATTCTGCAGAAATCCAAGCATTCCAAAAGTACTTTGAAACTGTCTATAACCTAACGAACATCGTTGACACTGTTTGTTATGCAGCCccaattttaaaagaaaaatttgAAAAGCAGATTGCCAAAAGAAAATCTCTCAAAACTGTAAAACCTGAATTGAAATATGACTTGGCTTTTGAGTGCGAACCACCCAAATTCCCAAAGTTACCCAGTGCAGATTTTGCTTTGTCATTTTTCCCCCCTTACCCTTACTGGTTCACGTGTGGGAACATTTTTAACATACTAAAAAATGACCAACAAAAGCTTGCAAAAAGAGTAGTTGCTACCAAACATACCTTAGACAGTTTCAAAGGCTTCCTTCACTTCGATTTATCTGCAGTGAGAATTACTTCTCCGGCATGTGAAG CTGTCGAAAGGAAGATGGTGAAGAAAGAAAAACCTGTGGCGAAGGCTAGTTCGACTACTGCTTCCAAACCAACTGCCTCTTCGAGCCAGGGAGTGCCTTCTGGTGCCGCtccagaaaaaatgaaaaagggTTCAAAG GGTAGTGGCAAGCCTCCCTTGACACCCAAGAAAAGAAAAACTCCTCCTGCTAATGTCATTCTTCtcgaagatgatgaagaggatactCCTCCTACTCCACTTaagaagaaacagaagaagaaTAAGGCCACAGTTTCCCCTTTCCAACCAAATCAACAACAGGGTGTCGAAACCACCATTCTCCCTCCTCTTCCAAAGAAAACTCCATCCCAACCCTCTAGTGCTGCAGAGCTGGAGCGTTTTGGGAGCAATGCCTCCGATCCAGAGGTCCAACCG GACAAAGCCACCACTCCCCTCATTTCTATTGCCAATCAAAGCGATCCTTCGAGTGGTATGAATCCATCTCCTCCTCCGACAGTCAACG ATGGTAAAAGGGATTCTAAGCACGTTGACGAGAAGGACTCAACAGGGAAAGAAAACTCTGAGAGTACTCCTAGTGATTCTCCCACCAGGGTTGCGTTCCCTTCAAATGATGCTGATGAGGACGATCAGGATTCAGACGAAATTGAGGGGTATTTTCGAGAAGATGAAGACATAAATATGGCAGAAGCTGATGCTGAGGGGAATCAAACTGGAACTAGTAATGCCAGCGTCGATACGGTCTCAAGTCCCACCAAAGTTCGACCATCTATCACCCAAACTTCACCGACACCACTTACTGAGGAAGAGAAAAGATATTTAAAACAAAATGATCCCCTCAAGTATGTGAGGTTAATGATGGCTCAAAGAGATTCTTCTTCAGAGCAAAGTGTTTCTGGAGCTTCGACCCAATCTGGTGCTAGTGCAAACGAAGCATCACATGACGAAATCCTTCAGCGGGTGAAGAAGGCAGTTTTTGACGTAAATCTCTTTGATGAGTTAAAGAATAATATGGGGGTAAGCTTTAGCATAAAGAAGCTGATAAGCAAAATTAACATCACTGCTTGCCCCACTGATGTAGGTGAAGCCCTTATTGATATTCAAAACCTCATTGACCAAGTGTGTGCTGAATATCATAGGGAGGTAGATGCTAAAGCTAAGCTTCTATCGACTGAAAAAGCTCAAGCCATTGAATTTGACAATGCCCTTCGAACTTCACAAGCTTCTGAGGAGTTAACCACTTCCAAAAAATCAGGCCAAGCAGAGTTCGACACTTACACTGCTTTGATACGCCTCTGGGAATCTCATATTGCAGAATTGCAGCAAAAGATTTCTGATGCTAAGGCGAAGCAGGCTGCTATCCGAGGATTGGATAGTACTGAAGCTGATGATCTGGCGAAGCAAAACGTGGACCACGTCGAAAAAGCTACGGCTATGAACGAAGATATTACACGCCTCAGAGGAGTTCAAGCGGCCGTTCAGTATAAGATTGGCTTGGCGAAGAGGAAATATGATCGAATGAGGGCCACTATTCCTTTTTGA